From a region of the Theobroma cacao cultivar B97-61/B2 chromosome 8, Criollo_cocoa_genome_V2, whole genome shotgun sequence genome:
- the LOC18593131 gene encoding uncharacterized protein LOC18593131, whose amino-acid sequence MGGLCSRRSTVDNAPGGGFPHVNGHFGRRSGLVFQTRELPAKINTNSTPPPAEDNADNADKESREPFSFPEISTVPYDTTPDDINDGIPRLTRALSNKCRSAKSKQAAVAKVSEVSSLLGRAGTAGLGKAVEVLDTLGSSMTNLNLSSGFTSGVTTKGNKISILAFEVANTIVKGANLMQSLSMENIRHLKEVVLLSEGVQNLISRDMDELLRIAAADKREELKVFSGEVVRFGNRCKDPQWHNLDRYFEKLGSELTPEKQLKEEAEAIMQQLMTFVQYTAELYHELHALDRFEQDYRRKLQEEDNSNAAQRGDSLAILRAELKSQKKHVRSLKKKSLWSKILEEVMEKLVDIVHFLHLEIHEAFGSADGDKPVKSSVSGHKKLGSAGLALHYANIITQIDTLVSRSSSVPPNTRDSLYQGLPPTIKSALRSRLQSFQIKEELTVPQIKAEMEKTLQWLVPIATNTTKAHHGFGWVGEWANTGSEVNRKPAGQTDMLRIETLHHADKEKTEVYILDLVVWLHHLVTQARACNGGIRSPVKSPVRSVNQKTIQLSTQKPPSPMLTVEDQEMLRDVSKRKKTPGISKSQEFDTAKTRLSKHHRLSKSSSHSPTSETKKDPFPIRRPSSVPFIDFDIDRIKALDVIDRVDTLRSL is encoded by the exons ATGGGTGGGCTTTGCTCGAGGAGATCCACTGTAGATAATGCTCCCGGTGGAGGCTTTCCACATGTTAATGGCCATTTTGGTCGAAGGTCTGGATTGGTTTTTCAGACCCGTGAACTACCCGCGAAGATAAACACCAATTCAACTCCCCCTCCCGCTGAGGATAATGCAGATAATGCAGACAAGGAGTCAAGAGAACCCTTTTCCTTTCCAGAGATTAGCACAGTTCCATATGATACGACCCCAGATGATATTAATGATGGAATTCCTCGTTTGACAAGGGCACTGTCAAATAAATGTAGATCAGCCAAGTCTAAGCAGGCTGCTGTTGCAAAG GTTTCTGAGGTCAGCTCTCTTTTAGGCAGAGCTGGTACTGCTGGGCTTGGAAAGGCTGTGGAAGTTTTGGACACCCTTGGTAGTAGCATGACGAATTTGAATCTCAGCAGTGGGTTTACCTCAGGGGTAACAACAAAAGGGAATAAAATATCAATTCTAGCTTTTGAGGTTGCAAATACAATTGTTAAAGGTGCCAATCTGATGCAATCGCTATCAATGGAGAACATTAGACATTTAAAAGAGGTGGTCCTTCTGTCAGAAGGAGTGCAAAATTTAATCTCAAGAGATATGGATGAACTCCTGAGAATTGCAGCTGCTGATAAGAG GGAAGAGTTAAAAGTTTTTTCTGGAGAGGTGGTACGTTTTGGCAATCGTTGTAAAGATCCTCAGTGGCACAATTTAGATCGTTATTTTGAGAA gTTGGGTTCAGAACTGACACCTGAAAAACAGTTGAAGGAAGAAGCAGAGGCAATAATGCAACAGTTGATGACTTTTGTTCAGTATACAGCT GAATTGTATCATGAGTTGCATGCCTTGGACAGATTTGAACAAGATTATCGACGTAAGCTTCAGGAAGAGGATAACTCAAATGCTGCTCAAAGAG GAGACAGCCTTGCAATATTGAGAGCAGAGTTAAAGAGTCAAAAGAAGCATGTGAGAAGTCTGAAGAAAAAATCTCTTTGGTCTAAAATTTTGGAAGAG GTCATGGAGAAGCTTGTAGACATTGTTCATTTCTTGCACTTGGAGATTCATGAAGCCTTTGGCAGTGCTG ATGGTGATAAACCTGTTAAAAGTTCTGTCAGCGGTCATAAAAAGTTGGGGTCTGCCGGTCTTGCGTTGCATTATGCAAATATCATTACTCAAATTGATACTCTT GTGTCTCGATCAAGTTCTGTGCCCCCTAATACAAGGGATTCGTTATACCAAGGGCTGCCACCTACTATAAAGTCTGCTCTGCGATCCAGACTGCAGTCCTTTCAGATAAAAGAAGAG CTAACTGTCCCACAGATCAAAGCTGAAATGGAGAAAACATTGCAGTGGCTTGTTCCCATTGCCACTAACACAACCAA AGCTCATCATGGGTTTGGTTGGGTTGGAGAATGGGCGAACACTGG GTCTGAAGTAAATCGTAAACCTGCTGGCCAGACTGACATGCTCAGGATCGAAACACTACACCATGCGGACAAGGAGAAAACTGAAGTTTATATTCTTGATCTGGTAGTGTGGCTTCACCATCTTGTTACCCAAGCGAGGGCTTGCAATGGTGGAATCAGATCTCCTGTTAAGTCTCCAGTTAGGTCCGTTAACCAGAAGACAATTCAACTATCCACGCAGAAGCCCCCATCGCCAATGTTGACAGTTGAAGATCAAGAGATGCTTCGGGATGTGAGTAAGAGGAAAAAAACACCTGGAATAAGTAAGAGCCAGGAGTTTGACACCGCAAAAACTAGATTAAGCAAGCACCATAGGTTGAGTAAAAGCAGTAGCCACTCTCCAACAAGTGAAACTAAGAAAGATCCCTTCCCCATTCGGAGGCCATCTTCAGTTCCTTTCATCGACTTTGATATCGACCGGATTAAGGCATTGGATGTCATTGATCGAGTGGACACCCTTAGAAGTTTGTAA